Within the Borrelia hispanica CRI genome, the region GGGTCTCTAAAACTAACTACCGGAAGTCCCATATCTTCAGTACTAGATACAGCTCTTGTTGTAGGTTCACTAGTAAGTTCTAATTTCCCACTTTGAATTTGCTTATCTTTGATTGAGAAAAATATTTTCGTTAAATTATAAACCTGCTCCATTATTAAACCTCCTTTAAGCTATTTTGATAACTTTGTATATCTTGTGTTGTGATATTCAATACCACGCCCTTCATAGAATAGTTATAAGTAATACTTATTGATAAGAATAGTTTTAGTGAAGCACTTGCCGATATTTGTATTTTGAGCTTAGAATAAGAAACAATTATACCTGCATCAACAAACTCTTTCAGTTTGCATGCAATAGCCGCACTATAAGCAGTATCTCTTTGTCCTGATAGTTGAAGTGCTGATAATTTACTATTTTGTCTATTATTCAAGTTCCATATTCTAATAAGTTCCGCAATAAATTCATATTTGATATAGTCGTAAGTAAAAATTTCGTCGATAGGGCTAGAATCTAAACAAATTCCCTCCTTAAAAGCTGGAAAACCATCAAGTCCAGTTTCATTAAGGTGTGAGTAGAAATTGATATTAGCTTGTCTAAGCTTAGTAATTTCTTCACTATTAGTAATAGGATTGATACCACTAAATGTAAGTCCATAAGGGTTTACAGCATGAAAC harbors:
- a CDS encoding DUF1463 family protein; its protein translation is MEQVYNLTKIFFSIKDKQIQSGKLELTSEPTTRAVSSTEDMGLPVVSFRDP